From Sinorhizobium sp. RAC02, a single genomic window includes:
- a CDS encoding NtaA/DmoA family FMN-dependent monooxygenase (This protein belongs to a clade of FMN-dependent monooxygenases, within a broader family of flavin-dependent oxidoreductases, the luciferase-like monooxygenase (LMM) family, some of whose members use coenzyme F420 rather than FMN.) codes for MTDRQLHIGLCLTETWLQGRQAEDAELVEQRQDPPGFYIKLAQAAERAKLDFVFKPDILVMRRGKSGTSPSFVGLDLTVLLAAISTATRRIGLVTTASTTFNPPYVVARQLQSLHWISNGRAAWNIVTSIDGAENFGDAPMPPPQERYRKAAEFTELVRDLWQSYPLAALEGEAEATALDHRGEFFSVMGPLNVPGHASGPPPLFQAGASEIGRDFAASVADATFASTPDMAAALDLRNDLRARALKHGRTDAPRVLPGLYFFLAETREEAWAMHRRAHAHLTPVQRLDAVKTILGLDLSHLSPGARVTADLLPSDDQPVRSRTHADLLRRYIEKNEPFVEDLLARPEVVGSAHWVSVGTVEDVADDITEWFAAGAIDGLIALPGGSRESLRLFLEGLVPLLVQRGVFRREYDGETLRAHLRIRSKT; via the coding sequence ATGACGGACAGGCAGCTCCACATCGGATTGTGCCTTACAGAAACATGGCTCCAGGGCCGTCAGGCGGAGGACGCCGAGCTTGTCGAACAGCGACAGGACCCGCCCGGCTTCTACATCAAGCTGGCGCAGGCGGCCGAGCGGGCCAAGCTCGACTTCGTCTTCAAGCCGGACATACTGGTCATGCGGCGCGGCAAATCGGGCACGTCGCCGTCTTTCGTCGGGCTGGACCTGACGGTGCTGCTCGCCGCCATTTCCACCGCAACCCGGCGCATCGGCTTGGTCACGACCGCGTCGACGACTTTCAACCCGCCCTATGTCGTCGCTCGCCAGCTCCAGTCGCTGCACTGGATCAGCAACGGACGGGCGGCATGGAACATCGTCACCTCGATCGACGGCGCGGAGAATTTCGGCGATGCGCCGATGCCGCCGCCGCAGGAGCGCTACCGCAAGGCCGCCGAGTTCACCGAACTTGTCCGCGACCTTTGGCAAAGCTATCCCCTTGCTGCGCTGGAGGGTGAGGCCGAGGCAACGGCGCTCGACCATCGAGGCGAATTCTTCAGCGTCATGGGACCGCTGAACGTGCCCGGCCATGCCAGCGGCCCACCGCCGCTGTTCCAGGCCGGGGCCTCGGAGATCGGGCGGGACTTTGCGGCTTCGGTGGCGGACGCAACCTTTGCTTCGACCCCTGACATGGCGGCCGCCCTGGACTTGCGCAACGACTTGCGGGCGCGGGCGCTGAAACATGGACGGACGGATGCACCCCGGGTTCTGCCGGGCCTTTATTTCTTCCTCGCTGAAACGCGAGAGGAAGCGTGGGCGATGCACCGGCGTGCCCATGCGCACCTGACGCCCGTACAGCGCCTCGACGCCGTGAAGACGATTCTCGGCCTCGATCTCTCGCATTTGTCACCCGGCGCACGCGTGACCGCCGACCTGCTTCCATCAGACGACCAGCCGGTACGCAGTCGTACCCATGCCGACCTGTTGCGCCGCTATATCGAGAAGAACGAGCCCTTTGTAGAGGACCTGCTGGCGCGACCGGAGGTGGTCGGCTCGGCGCATTGGGTTTCCGTCGGGACTGTCGAGGACGTCGCTGACGACATTACGGAATGGTTCGCCGCCGGCGCGATCGACGGCCTCATCGCGCTGCCGGGCGGCTCGCGGGAATCGCTGCGCCTGTTCCTCGAAGGCCTCGTGCCGCTTCTGGTACAGCGGGGCGTCTTCCGCAGGGAATATGACGGCGAGACACTGCGCGCGCATTTGCGCATCCGCTCGAAGACATGA
- a CDS encoding IclR family transcriptional regulator encodes MTEFEESADELSDAAGEKRAGIIQSVSIASRFLTILAASDGELPLVELARRAGTGRSTAHRYMQSLVREGLVAQDQVTGCYDLGPAALNIGISALKRIDPVAVAGRHMKSMASRVAASCGVAIWTDRGPTIVQWYRSARFAISTVTLGDVLPLDNTACGLVFQAFMPPERIEAVRRLQPDAFRGRPPAPGVLENIRHAGGAELNERLFSALTGKAAPVFDVYGEICCVVTTVSFVETAESEGHGAALVEAARQVTVESGGA; translated from the coding sequence TTGACCGAATTCGAAGAAAGTGCGGATGAACTGTCGGATGCCGCAGGCGAGAAGCGGGCGGGCATCATTCAGTCTGTTTCCATCGCCTCGCGGTTTCTTACGATTCTTGCCGCCTCCGATGGGGAGTTGCCGCTGGTCGAACTTGCGCGCCGCGCCGGGACGGGCCGATCCACCGCGCATCGCTACATGCAAAGCCTTGTGCGCGAGGGGCTGGTGGCGCAGGACCAGGTCACCGGCTGTTATGATCTCGGACCGGCGGCGCTCAACATTGGCATCAGCGCGCTGAAGCGCATTGACCCCGTGGCGGTCGCGGGTCGGCATATGAAATCCATGGCCTCGCGGGTGGCGGCAAGCTGCGGCGTCGCGATCTGGACCGACCGCGGACCAACCATCGTGCAATGGTATCGCAGCGCCCGCTTCGCGATCAGCACCGTGACGCTGGGCGATGTGCTGCCGCTCGACAACACCGCCTGCGGGCTGGTGTTTCAGGCTTTTATGCCGCCGGAACGCATAGAGGCGGTGCGGCGGTTGCAGCCGGATGCCTTTCGTGGCCGTCCCCCGGCGCCGGGCGTGCTGGAGAATATCCGCCACGCTGGTGGTGCTGAACTGAATGAGCGGCTGTTTTCCGCGCTGACCGGCAAGGCGGCCCCCGTCTTCGACGTTTATGGGGAGATCTGTTGCGTGGTCACGACGGTCTCTTTCGTCGAGACGGCCGAAAGCGAAGGACATGGCGCCGCACTCGTCGAGGCTGCCCGGCAGGTGACAGTGGAATCGGGAGGGGCGTGA
- a CDS encoding TonB-dependent receptor, with protein MGTHINRRLAAGVSVAALSLLPALAAVAQDGTEATILETITVTGEKVARDMKSTASSVSIKTSREIDREKTGNATVQEVIADVPNVVFSDTVSAPVIRGQDTQGPNTGATAFFAGTVPRATINLDGHYLNYNEFYFGTSSVWDLDSIEVFRGPQTTSQGANAIAGAIIVNTKDPTFTPEAAYQAEIGNYHSKRASIALSGPIIEDQLAARLAIDYSGRDTFIDYINSGFQHGDTDQDFKALNARFKLLWEPADIPGLTAKLTYSHNSSNRPSQEAASWPFDELNHVTTTMPSWEQHTNTGILDVSYEFENGIKLFNQAQLSTSNVIRTTGLINGGDADIDQTNASNETRVTFGDTQDEISGVAGLYYAHTQTDELLFLNGTSSFDDTKRNLGLFGEISYRFAEQWTLTTGLRYQQDHIQRIGKSVYAPTPVDFDTTYSALLPKASLAYAVNDDWTVGALVSRGYNPGGVSLNMTAQKWQPFEEEKIWNYELFARASLLDDRLMVNGNLFYMDMKNAQYNIPVVVSPGVTQSYTINAEQAHAYGLEIGADYQLLDNLMIRASAGVLRTEIDEIASNLAYQGNEFAKSPGYMVSLGASWDVTEKFNVSGQVRHLDGYYSDTANTPAYVIKPYTIADVRASYKVHDHMEVYGYVKNIFDERTPTYMQQNRGIGGIEASMTAPRMFGIGVKGTF; from the coding sequence ATGGGGACTCATATCAATCGCAGACTGGCAGCAGGCGTCAGCGTCGCTGCGCTGTCACTGCTTCCGGCTTTGGCCGCCGTCGCACAGGACGGCACGGAGGCTACGATTCTCGAAACCATCACCGTGACCGGCGAGAAAGTAGCGCGCGACATGAAGAGCACGGCCTCGTCCGTGTCGATCAAGACGAGCCGCGAGATCGACCGGGAAAAAACCGGCAACGCAACGGTCCAGGAAGTGATTGCCGATGTGCCGAACGTCGTCTTTTCCGACACGGTCAGCGCGCCGGTCATCCGTGGGCAGGACACGCAGGGGCCGAACACCGGTGCGACCGCGTTTTTCGCCGGTACAGTTCCGCGTGCCACTATCAATCTCGACGGCCACTATCTGAATTATAACGAGTTCTATTTCGGCACGTCCTCCGTCTGGGATCTCGACAGCATCGAGGTCTTCCGCGGACCGCAGACCACCTCACAGGGCGCGAACGCCATTGCCGGCGCCATCATCGTCAACACGAAGGACCCGACGTTCACGCCCGAAGCGGCCTACCAGGCGGAGATCGGCAACTATCACAGCAAGCGGGCATCCATCGCGCTATCCGGCCCGATCATCGAGGATCAGCTGGCCGCACGGCTGGCCATAGATTATTCCGGGCGCGACACCTTCATCGACTACATCAATTCCGGCTTCCAGCACGGCGATACCGATCAGGATTTCAAGGCATTGAATGCCCGCTTCAAGCTCTTGTGGGAGCCCGCGGACATCCCCGGCCTGACGGCCAAGCTGACCTATTCCCACAACAGCAGCAACCGGCCGAGCCAGGAGGCCGCCTCCTGGCCCTTCGACGAGCTCAACCATGTCACCACGACGATGCCAAGCTGGGAGCAGCACACCAATACGGGGATTCTCGACGTCTCCTATGAATTCGAGAACGGCATCAAGCTCTTCAACCAGGCGCAGCTTTCAACGTCGAATGTGATCCGCACCACCGGCCTGATCAATGGCGGTGACGCCGATATCGACCAGACCAACGCCTCAAATGAAACGCGCGTGACTTTCGGTGATACGCAAGACGAAATCAGTGGCGTCGCCGGTCTCTATTATGCGCATACGCAGACCGACGAACTGCTCTTCCTGAACGGCACGTCCTCCTTCGACGACACGAAGCGCAATCTCGGCCTGTTCGGCGAGATCAGCTACCGCTTCGCCGAGCAATGGACACTGACGACCGGCCTGCGCTATCAGCAGGATCATATCCAGCGCATCGGCAAATCGGTCTATGCGCCGACGCCGGTCGATTTCGACACGACATACTCGGCTCTGCTGCCGAAGGCATCGCTTGCCTATGCCGTGAACGACGACTGGACCGTTGGCGCACTCGTCAGCCGCGGCTACAACCCCGGCGGGGTCTCGCTCAATATGACCGCGCAGAAATGGCAGCCCTTCGAGGAAGAGAAGATCTGGAACTACGAGCTGTTCGCGCGCGCCAGCCTCCTCGACGACCGGCTGATGGTGAACGGCAACCTGTTCTACATGGACATGAAGAATGCACAGTACAACATTCCGGTGGTGGTATCGCCAGGCGTGACCCAGTCCTATACGATCAATGCCGAGCAGGCTCACGCCTATGGCCTTGAAATCGGTGCGGACTACCAGCTGCTGGACAACCTGATGATCAGAGCCAGCGCCGGCGTGCTGCGTACCGAGATCGACGAGATTGCCAGCAATCTCGCTTACCAGGGCAACGAGTTCGCCAAGTCGCCCGGGTACATGGTCAGCCTCGGTGCGAGCTGGGACGTTACGGAGAAATTCAACGTATCGGGCCAGGTCCGTCATCTCGACGGCTATTACTCCGACACGGCCAATACGCCAGCCTACGTGATCAAGCCCTACACGATCGCTGACGTACGGGCGAGCTACAAGGTGCATGACCATATGGAGGTCTACGGCTACGTGAAGAACATCTTCGACGAACGCACGCCGACCTACATGCAGCAGAACCGCGGCATCGGCGGCATCGAGGCGAGCATGACCGCCCCGCGGATGTTCGGCATCGGCGTCAAGGGCACGTTCTGA
- a CDS encoding pirin family protein has protein sequence MSWMPGIEPQCPEAGTIADIEMLIVPRSRDLGGFEVRRALPAPERQMVGPFIFFDQIGPAEFINEGGIDVRPHPHIGLATVTYLYQGEFQHRDSLGTNQMIYPGEVNWMVAGNGVTHSERTGPLTRAKRHSLFGIQTWVALPEDDEDMPASFEHQGAEALPLLSGEGKEVRLILGNAWGERAPVKTFSEMFYADAILQAGAKLPLPDNHEDRGLYVTQGSVVVAGQEFSAGQMMVFRPGDPITVTAGEAGARLMLLGGETLNGPRYIAWNFVASSKEKLEAAKEAWIKGDFEHGRFRLPPDDAAEFIPFPDAGKPAH, from the coding sequence ATGAGTTGGATGCCCGGCATCGAACCGCAATGTCCCGAGGCAGGCACGATTGCCGATATCGAGATGCTCATCGTGCCGCGATCTCGTGATCTCGGCGGCTTCGAGGTGCGCCGAGCGCTGCCGGCGCCCGAACGCCAGATGGTCGGCCCCTTCATCTTTTTCGACCAGATAGGTCCGGCCGAATTCATCAACGAGGGTGGCATCGACGTGCGCCCGCATCCGCATATCGGGCTCGCCACGGTGACCTATCTCTACCAGGGCGAATTCCAACATCGCGACAGCCTTGGCACCAACCAGATGATCTATCCGGGCGAGGTGAACTGGATGGTGGCGGGCAACGGCGTTACCCACTCGGAACGCACCGGCCCGCTGACGCGCGCCAAGCGTCATTCGCTCTTCGGCATCCAGACATGGGTCGCTTTGCCGGAAGACGACGAGGACATGCCGGCAAGCTTCGAGCACCAGGGAGCTGAGGCCTTGCCGCTGCTCAGCGGCGAGGGCAAGGAGGTACGCCTCATCCTCGGCAATGCCTGGGGCGAGCGAGCGCCGGTGAAGACCTTCTCCGAGATGTTTTATGCCGATGCCATTCTTCAGGCCGGGGCGAAACTGCCTTTGCCCGACAATCACGAGGATCGCGGGCTCTATGTCACACAGGGCTCCGTGGTTGTCGCCGGCCAGGAATTTTCAGCCGGGCAGATGATGGTCTTCCGTCCCGGTGATCCCATCACGGTCACCGCCGGTGAAGCGGGCGCGCGGCTGATGCTGCTTGGCGGCGAGACGCTGAATGGCCCGCGCTACATCGCGTGGAACTTCGTCGCGTCCTCGAAAGAAAAGCTGGAAGCCGCGAAGGAGGCCTGGATCAAGGGCGACTTCGAACACGGTCGCTTCCGCCTGCCACCCGACGACGCCGCTGAGTTCATTCCCTTCCCCGATGCGGGGAAACCAGCGCACTGA
- a CDS encoding alpha/beta hydrolase, whose translation MYRDAYSHFARAPAAGAPLVFAFHGTGGDEHQFTGLIGQILPDAGIVSPRGDVSEHGAKRFFRRKAEGVYDMADLAVRSRRMAEFIGAHRDANPGAPVYGLGYSNGANILASVLFEAPGLIDRAVLMHPLIPWTPAPNPALGGRKILITAGRRDPICRLPLTEALVAYLESQGADVDLVLHDGGHEVRQEEIAAITAFMTGR comes from the coding sequence ATGTATCGCGACGCCTATTCTCATTTTGCAAGAGCCCCGGCGGCGGGTGCCCCGCTGGTCTTTGCCTTCCATGGCACGGGTGGTGACGAGCATCAGTTCACTGGCCTGATCGGCCAGATCCTGCCGGATGCCGGCATCGTCTCGCCGCGCGGTGACGTGTCGGAGCATGGTGCCAAACGCTTCTTCCGCCGTAAGGCAGAGGGGGTTTACGACATGGCTGACCTTGCCGTCCGCAGCCGCAGGATGGCTGAATTTATCGGTGCCCACCGGGACGCCAATCCCGGCGCTCCGGTCTATGGCCTAGGTTACTCCAACGGTGCCAACATCCTTGCTTCGGTGTTGTTCGAGGCGCCCGGCCTTATCGACCGGGCGGTGCTGATGCATCCGCTGATCCCCTGGACGCCCGCACCAAACCCGGCGCTTGGCGGCCGGAAAATCCTGATCACCGCGGGCCGGCGCGACCCCATCTGCCGGCTTCCCCTGACCGAGGCGCTCGTTGCCTATCTGGAAAGTCAGGGCGCCGACGTGGACCTCGTTTTGCACGACGGGGGCCACGAGGTGCGCCAGGAGGAGATCGCCGCCATCACGGCCTTCATGACGGGCCGCTGA
- a CDS encoding ring-cleaving dioxygenase — protein sequence MLTQIKGLHHVTSMAADAQENNDFFTKTLGLRRVKKTVNFDAPDVYHLYYGDETGSAGTVMTYFPFPHIARGNRGAGEVAETVFSVPKGSLGYWKERFAGKGLTGLAQDEAFGEKRLRFLGPDGDGFALTEVDGDARLPFSGGGVPVSDGVHGFHGVTMRLRDGGATGELLKFMGYEEVDRRGDLTRYAIKGGNGADFIDLEVLPGAPVARQGAGSVHHVAFAVENRAAQAEVRKALMDTGYQVTPVIDRDYFWAIYFRTPGGVLFEVATNEPGFDRDEDTAHLGEALKLPRQHTHLRDRIEDILPPIVD from the coding sequence ATGCTTACCCAGATCAAAGGCCTGCACCACGTCACCTCCATGGCCGCCGACGCCCAGGAAAACAACGACTTCTTCACCAAGACGCTCGGGCTGCGCCGAGTTAAGAAGACGGTCAATTTCGATGCGCCGGACGTCTATCATCTCTATTATGGGGACGAGACCGGTTCGGCCGGTACTGTCATGACCTACTTCCCCTTCCCGCACATCGCCAGAGGCAACCGTGGCGCCGGGGAGGTTGCCGAAACCGTCTTTTCCGTACCGAAAGGCTCACTCGGCTACTGGAAGGAACGTTTTGCCGGCAAGGGTCTTACCGGCCTTGCGCAAGATGAAGCCTTCGGCGAAAAGCGCCTGCGCTTCCTCGGCCCGGATGGCGACGGCTTCGCGCTGACCGAAGTTGATGGCGATGCGCGGCTGCCTTTTTCCGGCGGCGGTGTGCCGGTGAGTGATGGCGTGCACGGTTTCCATGGCGTGACCATGCGGTTGCGCGATGGCGGTGCCACGGGTGAACTCTTGAAGTTCATGGGCTATGAGGAGGTCGATCGCCGTGGCGACCTGACCCGCTATGCCATTAAAGGCGGCAACGGTGCCGATTTCATTGACCTCGAAGTGCTGCCCGGCGCGCCGGTGGCGCGGCAGGGCGCAGGCTCCGTCCACCACGTTGCCTTTGCGGTCGAAAACCGCGCGGCTCAAGCGGAAGTGCGCAAGGCCTTGATGGACACCGGCTACCAGGTCACCCCGGTCATCGACCGTGATTACTTCTGGGCGATCTACTTCCGCACGCCTGGCGGGGTGCTGTTCGAGGTGGCGACGAACGAGCCCGGTTTCGACCGTGACGAGGACACCGCTCATCTTGGCGAAGCGCTGAAGCTGCCACGCCAGCACACCCATCTGCGCGATCGGATCGAAGATATCCTGCCGCCCATCGTCGATTGA
- a CDS encoding helix-turn-helix domain-containing protein, translating into MPLSFPGKELSCVGLCFGTPEAPSLTTVPIKAATFSVTSICKDLGEETANDVRLPACDAYFLMLYLEDADHADILADGTCTPVHRYEQGSICLVDLDDGAAIRLHSRLNSLTFVLPKTLFEEAASLSSGTKMRRLACRRGKPDGVLANLGTALLALLTGSRASSPPALLGHMAVAICAHLLHQYGETPEGDPTIGRLPSVPKAGAQQADDVDEPPLFPIATATDLAEETFLLDFKRATGLAPFQWLTRMRVERAKEFMAEHTLSIEAIARQCGFGDLEHFNQAFTVETGMTPAAWGRMHVN; encoded by the coding sequence TTGCCGTTGTCGTTTCCAGGAAAAGAATTGAGTTGCGTAGGCCTTTGCTTCGGAACGCCCGAGGCACCCAGCCTGACCACTGTCCCGATCAAGGCCGCGACTTTTTCCGTTACCAGCATCTGCAAGGACCTGGGTGAGGAAACGGCCAACGACGTACGGCTTCCCGCCTGCGATGCTTATTTCCTCATGCTCTATCTGGAAGACGCAGACCACGCCGATATCCTGGCGGACGGAACGTGCACACCGGTCCACCGCTACGAGCAGGGATCGATCTGCCTCGTTGATCTGGACGACGGTGCAGCCATTCGCCTGCACAGCCGACTGAATTCGCTGACCTTCGTTCTGCCCAAGACGCTTTTCGAAGAGGCCGCCTCGCTATCGTCGGGCACGAAGATGCGTCGCCTGGCCTGTCGGCGAGGCAAGCCGGATGGTGTGCTCGCAAATCTCGGCACGGCCCTGCTCGCGCTGCTGACCGGCAGCCGAGCGTCCTCGCCGCCCGCGCTGCTCGGGCATATGGCCGTCGCCATCTGCGCCCATCTCCTGCATCAGTATGGCGAAACACCGGAAGGTGACCCCACCATCGGGCGGCTGCCCTCTGTTCCGAAGGCGGGGGCGCAGCAGGCGGACGACGTCGACGAACCGCCACTTTTCCCCATCGCCACGGCCACCGATCTTGCCGAAGAGACGTTCCTGCTGGACTTCAAGCGCGCGACGGGACTGGCACCCTTTCAATGGCTGACGCGGATGCGCGTTGAACGCGCGAAGGAGTTCATGGCGGAACACACCCTGTCCATTGAAGCAATTGCCCGTCAATGCGGTTTCGGCGACCTGGAACACTTCAACCAGGCCTTCACTGTCGAAACCGGCATGACGCCAGCGGCCTGGGGCCGCATGCACGTCAATTGA
- a CDS encoding AraC family transcriptional regulator — protein MNDDSVPETADMVATMRRWELRASPLTITRLSSDRDDLAPDPPNAPEDAFHIITQLRDFRLHRLWRGESLIFEGGHPKGALAITDLREEWRCHHLSPFDNVRFKIPFQHVRAFATELSRPELSGFKCRPGTLDAVMLGLAQALLPALERPQQASRLFLEQVGLAILTHLTQTYGGVYFPVDRKGTLAPWQEKRALELLAARLDGGVSIAELAQSCDLSRSYFISAFKASFGRTPARWLNEYRVACAKELLSGDLPIAEIAIGCGFADQSHLTKVFAAVTGETPARFRRERRSAKI, from the coding sequence ATGAACGATGATTCAGTTCCGGAAACGGCCGATATGGTTGCTACCATGCGCCGCTGGGAGCTACGTGCCTCGCCGCTCACCATCACACGACTGAGTTCCGACCGAGACGATCTAGCCCCCGATCCCCCGAATGCGCCCGAAGACGCGTTCCATATCATTACCCAGCTCCGCGACTTTCGCCTGCACCGGCTATGGCGGGGGGAGTCGCTGATCTTCGAGGGGGGGCACCCGAAGGGCGCGCTGGCCATCACCGATCTGCGCGAGGAGTGGCGCTGCCACCATCTCTCGCCCTTCGACAATGTGCGTTTCAAGATCCCCTTCCAGCACGTACGCGCCTTCGCCACCGAACTTAGCCGGCCGGAACTGTCGGGCTTTAAATGCCGGCCCGGCACGCTGGACGCCGTGATGCTAGGGCTCGCGCAAGCGCTGCTGCCTGCACTGGAACGGCCACAGCAGGCAAGCCGCCTGTTCCTCGAACAGGTCGGCCTCGCCATCCTCACCCATCTCACGCAGACCTATGGAGGCGTCTATTTTCCGGTCGATCGCAAGGGCACGCTGGCGCCCTGGCAGGAAAAACGCGCGCTTGAACTCCTCGCCGCGCGCCTCGATGGCGGGGTCTCCATCGCGGAGCTGGCGCAAAGCTGCGACCTGTCGCGCAGTTATTTCATCTCGGCTTTCAAGGCGAGTTTCGGGCGAACGCCGGCCCGCTGGCTGAACGAGTATCGCGTCGCCTGCGCCAAGGAATTGCTGTCTGGCGACCTGCCGATTGCCGAAATCGCCATCGGATGCGGCTTTGCCGACCAGAGCCATCTCACCAAGGTCTTTGCCGCCGTGACCGGAGAGACGCCCGCCCGCTTTCGCCGTGAACGCCGCTCCGCAAAAATTTAG
- a CDS encoding AraC family transcriptional regulator, whose amino-acid sequence MGNAPSVSAASSSRDSLGCSLSRLDDDRRVEASGMTFHRKRATSAPPEPVYTPATSRGYLLGLSLTGGHRRRIFHAHHSSVHDFAENAVYLRSFQDAYQAELAGSFDFALLEIGPCALERLADSADLAGVNELQAFGEESDPVLGGLMGALFAPTSDQLERSALFVDQLSLAIGIHVAHHYGNAARETVTERAKGRRLSSRGMAAVQDMMRDRLHGDVAIEDLARACNLSEGAFLRAFRETVGKTPHQFLMQERVEKARDLLAFSSLTLSEVAAACGFADQSHFSRIFSRIVGAAPGTWRRSRKA is encoded by the coding sequence ATGGGTAATGCCCCTTCCGTTTCGGCCGCCTCTTCCTCCCGCGACAGCCTGGGATGCAGCCTTTCACGGCTCGACGATGACCGTCGCGTCGAGGCGAGTGGCATGACCTTCCATCGCAAGAGGGCGACCTCGGCCCCGCCGGAACCGGTCTACACGCCCGCCACCAGCCGCGGCTATCTGCTCGGCCTGTCGCTCACCGGCGGCCATCGCCGGCGAATTTTTCACGCGCATCATTCCAGCGTGCACGATTTTGCGGAGAATGCCGTCTATCTGCGCTCCTTCCAGGATGCCTACCAGGCGGAACTGGCCGGTTCGTTCGATTTCGCTCTCCTGGAAATCGGTCCATGTGCGCTCGAGCGCTTGGCCGACAGCGCGGATCTCGCGGGCGTCAACGAATTGCAGGCCTTCGGGGAGGAGTCCGATCCGGTGCTCGGCGGGCTGATGGGTGCACTTTTCGCCCCAACCAGCGATCAGCTGGAGCGCAGCGCCCTCTTCGTTGACCAGCTTTCGCTGGCGATCGGCATCCATGTTGCGCACCACTACGGCAATGCCGCGCGCGAGACCGTGACGGAGCGGGCGAAAGGCCGGCGCCTTTCGTCGCGTGGCATGGCCGCGGTGCAGGACATGATGCGCGACCGGCTTCACGGCGATGTCGCGATTGAGGATCTGGCACGCGCTTGCAACCTTTCCGAAGGCGCCTTCCTGCGTGCCTTTCGCGAGACGGTGGGCAAGACCCCGCATCAGTTCCTCATGCAGGAGCGTGTCGAAAAGGCGCGCGACCTGCTCGCCTTCTCCTCCCTGACCCTCAGCGAGGTCGCCGCCGCCTGCGGCTTTGCCGACCAGAGCCATTTTTCGCGAATTTTCTCGCGCATCGTCGGCGCCGCGCCGGGGACCTGGCGGCGCAGCCGCAAGGCGTGA
- a CDS encoding hydrolase, which yields MTLNATPTPGSLLISPKDHTLIMIDFQSQMAFATKSIDAVNLRNNAALVAHGAKGFGVSTILTTVAEKTFSGPMFTEITEAFPGQALLDRTSMNTWEDAAVIDEVNRIGKKRLVMCGLWTSVCIVGPSLSALDQGFEVYVITDACGDISTEAHDRAVDRMVQAGVRPMTSLQYLLELQRDWARTETYEMTTGIAKKFGGAYGLGIIYAKTMFGASEGH from the coding sequence ATGACCCTGAACGCGACGCCCACCCCCGGCAGCCTGCTGATTTCCCCCAAGGATCACACGCTGATCATGATCGACTTCCAGTCGCAAATGGCCTTTGCGACGAAATCGATCGATGCCGTGAACCTGCGCAACAACGCCGCTCTCGTCGCCCATGGTGCCAAGGGCTTCGGCGTTTCGACGATTTTGACCACGGTGGCCGAAAAGACCTTTTCCGGTCCGATGTTCACCGAGATCACCGAGGCCTTCCCGGGCCAGGCCCTTCTCGACCGGACCTCGATGAACACCTGGGAGGACGCCGCTGTCATCGATGAGGTGAACCGCATCGGCAAGAAGCGCCTGGTAATGTGCGGCCTGTGGACCTCCGTCTGCATCGTCGGCCCGTCGCTCTCGGCGCTCGACCAGGGCTTTGAGGTCTACGTTATCACCGATGCCTGCGGTGATATTTCCACCGAGGCCCATGATCGGGCCGTAGACCGCATGGTGCAGGCGGGTGTGCGCCCGATGACCTCGCTGCAATACCTCCTGGAACTCCAGCGCGACTGGGCCCGTACCGAAACCTACGAGATGACGACCGGCATTGCGAAGAAATTCGGCGGCGCCTACGGCCTCGGCATCATCTACGCCAAGACCATGTTTGGGGCTTCCGAGGGGCACTGA
- a CDS encoding XapX domain-containing protein, which produces MKIYLLSLGAGLMVGVLYSLLNVRSPAPPVVALIGLLGILVGEQIVPLAKSFWNRDPAAQSWLQHHVKPHVFGEMPKGGKPTDRTHV; this is translated from the coding sequence ATGAAGATCTATCTGCTCTCGCTCGGTGCCGGCCTCATGGTGGGCGTGCTCTACAGCCTGCTCAATGTGCGCTCGCCCGCCCCGCCGGTCGTCGCGCTGATCGGCCTGCTCGGCATTCTCGTCGGCGAACAGATCGTGCCGCTCGCCAAGTCGTTCTGGAACCGTGACCCGGCCGCGCAATCCTGGCTGCAGCACCACGTCAAGCCGCATGTCTTCGGTGAGATGCCGAAGGGCGGAAAACCGACCGACAGGACACACGTCTGA